A single genomic interval of Microbacterium sp. BLY harbors:
- the gltX gene encoding glutamate--tRNA ligase, giving the protein MATPHPLTTTASGADVRVRFCPSPTGLPHVGMVRTALYNWAYARHNGGKMVFRIEDTDAARDSEESFRQLVDALTWLKIDWDEGVKVGGPHAPYRQSERHDIYREVIDKLLATGALYESYSTAEEIDARNEANGRAKQLGYDNFDRDLTDEQKAAFRAEGRQPALRLRVPDEDLTYVDLIRGEVTFPAGSFPDFVVVRPNGVPLYTFVNPVDDALMGITHVLRGEDLMPSTARQLSLYAALIDAGVTTFVPRFAHMPLVLGETGNKKLSKRDPQADLFLHRERGFIHEGLLNYLALLGWSIGPDRDVFSLDEFIAAFDIANVNPNPARFDQKKAESINGDHIRMLDVKDFAERTVPYLAAAGLFDEPTHEQLVLAFRAAPLVQERVQLLGEVPGMLGFLFRDEVSYDADALKGLPANAAEVLDACVAALEPVTDFTPEKIQEALSTALVENLELKPRVAYGPPRVAITGRRVSPPLFESMELLGKDESLRRLRALSAFLAN; this is encoded by the coding sequence ATGGCTACTCCGCATCCCCTCACCACGACCGCCAGCGGCGCCGACGTCCGCGTCCGCTTCTGCCCCTCTCCGACGGGGCTGCCGCACGTCGGCATGGTCCGCACGGCTCTGTACAACTGGGCCTATGCCCGTCACAACGGCGGGAAGATGGTGTTCCGCATCGAGGACACCGACGCCGCCCGCGACAGCGAGGAGAGCTTCCGCCAGCTCGTCGACGCGCTCACGTGGCTGAAGATCGACTGGGACGAGGGTGTCAAGGTCGGCGGCCCGCACGCCCCGTACCGGCAGTCCGAGCGGCACGACATCTACCGCGAGGTCATCGACAAGCTGCTCGCGACGGGCGCGCTCTACGAGAGCTACTCGACCGCCGAGGAGATCGACGCCCGCAATGAGGCGAACGGTCGCGCGAAGCAGCTCGGCTACGACAACTTCGACCGCGACCTGACGGATGAGCAGAAGGCCGCCTTCCGCGCGGAGGGCCGGCAGCCCGCCCTCCGCCTGCGGGTGCCGGACGAAGACCTCACGTACGTCGACCTCATCCGCGGCGAGGTCACCTTCCCCGCCGGATCCTTCCCGGACTTCGTCGTGGTTCGCCCCAACGGCGTGCCGCTGTACACGTTCGTGAACCCCGTCGACGACGCGCTGATGGGCATCACCCACGTTCTCCGCGGTGAGGACCTCATGCCGTCCACTGCGCGCCAGCTCTCGCTCTACGCGGCGCTCATCGACGCGGGCGTGACGACGTTCGTGCCGCGGTTCGCCCACATGCCGCTCGTGCTGGGGGAGACCGGCAACAAGAAGCTCTCCAAGCGCGACCCGCAGGCCGACCTGTTCCTGCACCGCGAGCGCGGCTTCATCCACGAGGGTCTGCTGAACTACCTCGCGCTGCTGGGCTGGTCGATCGGTCCGGACCGCGACGTGTTCTCGCTCGATGAGTTCATCGCCGCGTTCGACATCGCGAACGTCAACCCGAACCCGGCCCGCTTCGACCAGAAGAAGGCCGAGTCGATCAACGGCGACCACATCCGCATGCTCGACGTGAAGGACTTCGCGGAGCGCACCGTGCCGTACCTCGCCGCGGCCGGCCTGTTCGACGAGCCGACCCATGAGCAGCTCGTCCTGGCGTTCCGTGCGGCGCCGCTGGTGCAGGAGCGTGTGCAGCTGCTGGGCGAGGTGCCGGGCATGCTCGGCTTCCTGTTCCGCGACGAGGTGTCGTATGACGCGGATGCGCTCAAGGGGCTGCCGGCCAACGCGGCCGAGGTGCTGGACGCCTGCGTCGCCGCCCTGGAGCCGGTCACGGACTTCACCCCGGAGAAGATCCAGGAGGCGCTGTCGACGGCGCTCGTGGAGAACCTCGAGCTCAAGCCGCGCGTGGCCTACGGGCCGCCGCGTGTGGCCATCACCGGACGCCGCGTCTCACCGCCGCTGTTCGAGTCGATGGAGCTGCTGGGCAAGGACGAGTCGCTGCGCCGCCTGCGCGCGCTCTCGGCGTTCCTCGCCAACTGA
- a CDS encoding MFS transporter, which translates to MTRTASIPTTETEAPRVGARGWAALVVLMLPVLLVSVDNTVLSFALPEIAISLAPSGAEQLWIIDVYPLVLAGLLVTMGTLGDRFGRRRLLLIGATGFAVVSALAAFAPTAGLLIAARALLGFFGAMLMPSTLSLLRSIFQNRDQRRMAIAVWASAFSAGSALGPIVGGFLLEHFAWGSVFLIAVPVLIPLLIAAPLLVPESRDPNPGRIDPLSILLSMAAMIPVVYAIKSFAVDGPSLYAAGWALLGLVMGTLFVRRQLRAETPMLDMALFRRGSFSGAILVNLLSVVALVGFLYFVSQHLQLVLGLSPMVAGLALVPGMAAMIVAGLTVVPISRRVPPHVLIPAALVFSVAGYLIVAVTTHAHGVVPLILAFVVLGIGIGAAETISNELILSSAPAAKAGAASAVSETAYELGAVLGTAILGGIMTAFYRGALALPEGLPAEVARAAQETLAGAYTAAHELPAALGDALWQAAADAFGSGVTVTSLIGAGLVVVAAVIAAVTLRKAPTH; encoded by the coding sequence ATGACCCGTACTGCGTCGATCCCGACGACAGAGACGGAAGCTCCCCGCGTCGGAGCCCGAGGGTGGGCGGCACTCGTCGTCCTCATGCTCCCGGTGCTGCTGGTGTCGGTCGACAACACGGTGCTGAGCTTCGCGCTGCCCGAGATCGCCATCTCGCTCGCACCGAGTGGCGCCGAACAGCTGTGGATCATCGACGTCTATCCGCTCGTGCTCGCCGGACTCCTCGTCACGATGGGCACGCTCGGCGACCGCTTTGGGCGCCGCCGCCTGCTCCTCATCGGCGCGACCGGATTCGCGGTGGTCTCCGCGCTGGCCGCGTTCGCCCCGACCGCCGGCCTCCTCATCGCCGCGCGGGCCCTGCTCGGCTTCTTCGGCGCCATGCTGATGCCGTCGACGCTGTCGCTGCTGCGGTCGATCTTCCAGAACCGCGACCAGCGCCGCATGGCCATCGCGGTCTGGGCGTCCGCGTTCTCCGCCGGATCCGCGCTCGGCCCCATCGTCGGCGGCTTCCTCCTCGAGCACTTCGCGTGGGGTTCGGTGTTCCTCATCGCCGTGCCGGTGCTCATCCCGCTGCTCATCGCCGCGCCCCTGCTCGTGCCGGAGAGCCGCGACCCGAACCCGGGCCGCATCGACCCGCTCAGCATCCTGCTGTCCATGGCCGCGATGATCCCGGTGGTCTACGCCATCAAGTCCTTCGCGGTCGACGGTCCGTCGCTGTACGCCGCGGGCTGGGCCCTGCTCGGCCTGGTGATGGGCACGCTGTTCGTGCGTCGCCAGCTCCGCGCCGAGACCCCGATGCTCGACATGGCCCTGTTCCGCCGCGGCTCGTTCTCCGGAGCGATCCTCGTGAACCTGCTCAGCGTCGTGGCCCTCGTCGGGTTCCTGTACTTCGTGTCGCAGCACCTGCAGCTCGTGCTGGGACTCTCGCCGATGGTCGCGGGCCTCGCTCTCGTGCCCGGCATGGCGGCCATGATCGTCGCCGGTCTCACGGTGGTGCCGATCTCACGGCGCGTCCCGCCGCACGTGCTCATCCCGGCGGCGCTGGTGTTCTCGGTCGCCGGTTACCTCATCGTCGCCGTCACCACGCACGCGCACGGGGTGGTGCCCCTGATCCTCGCCTTCGTGGTCCTCGGCATCGGCATCGGTGCGGCGGAGACGATCTCGAACGAGCTCATCCTCTCCAGCGCCCCCGCGGCGAAGGCCGGTGCCGCCAGTGCGGTGTCCGAGACGGCGTACGAGCTCGGTGCCGTGCTGGGGACCGCGATCCTCGGCGGCATCATGACCGCGTTCTACCGCGGCGCACTGGCGCTGCCCGAGGGACTCCCGGCCGAGGTGGCCCGCGCTGCGCAGGAGACGCTGGCGGGCGCCTACACCGCCGCCCACGAGCTCCCGGCCGCGCTCGGCGACGCCCTGTGGCAGGCAGCGGCCGACGCGTTCGGCTCGGGCGTCACGGTGACCTCGCTCATCGGTGCGGGCCTCGTCGTCGTCGCGGCGGTCATCGCGGCCGTCACACTGCGCAAGGCACCCACGCACTGA
- the serA gene encoding phosphoglycerate dehydrogenase — protein sequence MPKPVVLIAEVLSPATIEALGPDFDVRHVDGTDREALFAALAESDAVLIRSATRIDEEALSHAPKLKVVARAGVGLDNVDIKAATAAGVMVVNAPTSNIVSAAELTVGHILSLARRIPAAHASLAAGQWKRSSFTGAELFEKTVGIVGLGRIGALVAARLAAFDMRVVAYDPYVTSARAQQLGVQLLSLDELVAEADFLTIHMPKTPETTGMIGAEQFAAMKPTAFVVNVARGGLIDEEALHEALVAGEIAGAGLDVFTSEPPAEGGSARALLDLPNVVVTPHLGASTEEAQEKAGVSVARSVRLALGGDLVPDAVNVAGGVIDPYVRPGIALVEKLGQIFAALATSPLTSLDVEVHGELNDYDVSVLKLAALKGVFTNIVSETVSYVNAPLLAEQRGIAVRLLKDDVSEEYRNVITLTGALSDGSQLSVSGTLTGPKQAEKLVGINDHALELPIGKHHVVMLYTDRPGIVAVYGQKFGEAGINIAGMQISRRAAGDQALSVLTLDSPVSEELLDDVRDAIDADLFRQIEITEV from the coding sequence GTGCCGAAGCCTGTCGTGCTCATCGCCGAAGTACTCTCTCCCGCCACGATCGAGGCGCTCGGCCCCGACTTCGACGTCCGCCACGTCGACGGCACCGATCGCGAGGCGCTCTTCGCCGCTCTCGCCGAGTCGGACGCGGTGCTCATCCGCTCGGCGACGCGCATCGACGAGGAGGCGCTGTCGCACGCGCCGAAGCTCAAGGTGGTCGCGCGGGCCGGTGTCGGTCTCGACAACGTCGACATCAAGGCGGCGACGGCTGCCGGCGTCATGGTCGTCAACGCGCCGACGTCGAACATCGTCTCCGCCGCCGAGCTGACGGTCGGCCACATCCTCAGCCTCGCCCGCCGCATCCCGGCCGCGCACGCCTCGCTGGCCGCCGGTCAGTGGAAGCGCAGTTCCTTCACCGGTGCCGAGCTCTTCGAGAAGACCGTCGGCATCGTCGGCCTCGGCCGGATCGGCGCGCTGGTCGCCGCCCGCCTGGCCGCCTTCGACATGCGCGTCGTCGCGTACGACCCGTACGTCACGTCGGCGCGCGCCCAGCAGCTCGGCGTGCAGCTCCTCTCGCTCGACGAGCTCGTCGCCGAGGCCGACTTCCTCACGATCCATATGCCCAAGACCCCCGAGACGACCGGCATGATCGGCGCCGAGCAGTTCGCCGCGATGAAGCCGACCGCCTTCGTCGTCAACGTCGCCCGCGGCGGCCTCATCGACGAGGAGGCGCTGCACGAGGCGCTCGTCGCCGGCGAGATCGCCGGGGCCGGGCTGGACGTCTTCACCTCCGAGCCCCCGGCCGAGGGCGGCAGCGCCCGCGCCCTGCTCGATCTCCCGAACGTCGTCGTCACCCCGCACCTCGGTGCGAGCACGGAAGAGGCGCAGGAGAAGGCCGGCGTCTCGGTCGCGCGCTCGGTGCGGCTCGCCCTCGGCGGCGACCTCGTCCCGGATGCGGTCAACGTCGCGGGCGGCGTCATCGACCCGTACGTGCGCCCTGGCATCGCGCTCGTGGAGAAGCTCGGTCAGATCTTCGCGGCGCTGGCCACGTCGCCGCTCACGAGCCTCGACGTCGAGGTGCACGGCGAGCTCAACGACTACGACGTGAGCGTGCTGAAGCTCGCCGCGCTGAAGGGCGTCTTCACGAACATCGTCAGCGAGACGGTGTCATACGTGAACGCGCCCCTGCTGGCGGAGCAGCGCGGCATCGCGGTCCGTCTGCTCAAGGACGACGTGAGCGAGGAGTACCGCAACGTCATCACCCTCACCGGCGCCCTGTCCGACGGTTCGCAGCTCTCCGTGTCCGGCACGCTGACGGGCCCGAAGCAGGCCGAGAAGCTCGTCGGCATCAACGACCATGCCCTCGAGCTTCCGATCGGGAAGCACCACGTCGTGATGCTCTACACCGACCGCCCCGGCATCGTCGCGGTCTACGGCCAGAAGTTCGGCGAGGCAGGGATCAACATCGCCGGGATGCAGATCTCCCGGCGCGCGGCCGGCGACCAGGCCCTCAGCGTGCTCACGCTCGACTCGCCCGTCTCCGAGGAACTGCTCGACGACGTGCGCGATGCCATCGACGCCGACCTCTTCCGTCAGATCGAGATCACCGAGGTCTGA
- a CDS encoding fumarylacetoacetate hydrolase family protein produces MKIARFSHDDAIMYGIIDERELVVLAGDPMFSGYETTGARVPLTEVTLLAPVIPRSKVVCVGKNYHDHAAEMGGVAPEEPLLFLKPNTAVIGPDDAIVRPTALSERTEYEGELVVVIGRIAKNVKAENALDHVLGYTIGNDVTARDLQRKDGQWSRAKGFDTFCPLGPVIETDFDPAQATIETRVNGEVRQHAPLTDMIHSVAAIIEYASAVFTLLPGDVIMTGTPAGVGTFEAGDTVEVEISGLGILRNTVRDAVPGS; encoded by the coding sequence ATGAAGATCGCCCGGTTCAGCCACGACGACGCCATCATGTACGGGATCATCGACGAGCGGGAGCTCGTCGTGCTCGCCGGGGATCCGATGTTCTCCGGATACGAGACCACCGGCGCGCGCGTCCCGCTGACCGAGGTCACGCTGCTCGCGCCCGTGATCCCGCGCTCCAAGGTCGTGTGCGTCGGCAAGAACTACCACGACCACGCTGCTGAGATGGGCGGCGTGGCCCCCGAGGAGCCGTTGCTGTTCCTCAAGCCGAACACCGCCGTGATCGGCCCGGACGACGCCATCGTGCGCCCCACCGCGCTGTCCGAGCGGACGGAGTACGAGGGCGAGCTCGTGGTGGTGATCGGTCGGATCGCGAAGAACGTGAAAGCGGAGAACGCCCTCGATCACGTGCTCGGGTACACGATCGGCAACGACGTCACGGCGCGCGACTTGCAGCGCAAGGATGGGCAGTGGTCCCGCGCGAAGGGCTTCGACACCTTCTGCCCCCTCGGTCCCGTGATCGAGACGGACTTCGACCCGGCGCAGGCCACCATCGAGACGCGCGTGAACGGTGAGGTCCGCCAGCATGCGCCGCTCACCGACATGATCCACTCGGTCGCCGCGATCATCGAGTACGCGTCCGCCGTGTTCACCCTTCTCCCGGGCGACGTCATCATGACAGGCACCCCCGCGGGCGTGGGGACGTTCGAGGCGGGCGACACCGTCGAGGTCGAGATCTCGGGACTCGGCATCCTGCGCAACACCGTGCGCGACGCCGTTCCCGGGTCATGA
- a CDS encoding branched-chain amino acid aminotransferase, producing MTTIDAETSVAPLEFAVTKNLNAASPARVAEVLENPGFGVVFTDHMVDICWSVKGGWHRPRVQPYGPIPLDPAASVLHYGQEIFEGIKAYRHADGSIHTFRPDRNAARLQASARRLALPELPTEYFIQSLRELIAVDGRWVPSGADQSLYLRPFMFAKEAFLGVRAAQKVAYYVIASPAGAYFTGGVKPVRIWLSEDYARAGRGGTGKAKTGGNYASSLLPQAEASARGCDQVVFLNEKRDVEELGGMNVVFVFKDGRIVTPESDSILEGITRDSLLQLAEDRGYTVEKRPISIDEWRQGVASGDIVEVFACGTAAVVTPIGALVGEGFDEPQPLGELALSLREELTDIQYGRREDKHGWLLRLDA from the coding sequence ATGACGACGATCGATGCCGAGACGAGCGTGGCTCCCCTGGAGTTCGCCGTGACGAAGAACCTGAACGCGGCCTCGCCGGCGCGCGTCGCCGAAGTGCTGGAGAACCCCGGGTTCGGGGTCGTCTTCACCGACCACATGGTCGACATCTGCTGGTCGGTCAAGGGCGGGTGGCACCGCCCCCGGGTGCAGCCGTATGGTCCGATCCCGCTCGACCCCGCCGCCTCCGTGCTGCACTACGGGCAGGAGATCTTCGAAGGCATCAAGGCCTACCGGCACGCCGACGGCTCGATCCACACGTTCCGTCCCGACCGCAACGCCGCGCGCCTGCAGGCGAGCGCCCGCCGCCTCGCGCTGCCGGAGCTGCCCACCGAGTACTTCATCCAGTCGCTGCGCGAGCTCATCGCCGTCGACGGCCGCTGGGTGCCGTCCGGCGCCGACCAGAGCCTCTACCTGCGGCCGTTCATGTTCGCCAAGGAGGCCTTCCTCGGGGTGCGGGCGGCGCAGAAGGTCGCCTACTACGTGATCGCGAGCCCCGCCGGTGCCTACTTCACCGGAGGCGTGAAGCCCGTGCGGATCTGGCTCTCCGAGGACTACGCCCGTGCGGGCCGCGGCGGCACCGGCAAGGCGAAGACGGGCGGCAACTACGCCTCCAGCCTCCTCCCGCAGGCCGAGGCCAGCGCGAGGGGCTGTGACCAGGTCGTCTTCCTCAACGAGAAGCGCGACGTGGAGGAGCTCGGCGGCATGAACGTCGTCTTCGTCTTCAAGGACGGCCGCATCGTCACGCCCGAGTCCGACAGCATCCTCGAGGGCATCACGCGCGATTCCCTCCTGCAGCTCGCCGAAGACCGCGGCTACACGGTCGAGAAGCGGCCGATCTCGATCGACGAGTGGCGCCAGGGCGTCGCCTCCGGCGACATCGTCGAGGTGTTCGCCTGTGGCACGGCCGCAGTCGTGACCCCGATCGGTGCTCTGGTGGGCGAGGGCTTCGATGAGCCGCAGCCGCTGGGCGAGCTGGCGCTGTCGCTCCGCGAGGAGCTCACCGACATCCAGTACGGTCGCCGCGAGGACAAGCACGGCTGGCTCCTCCGCCTCGACGCCTGA
- a CDS encoding MFS transporter yields the protein MTDVALTAAQQQAVQRRTVLVLSLGQVLGGIAFGATVSLGALLAADISGSDALSGLATASVTLGAALCAIPLARMAARLGRRRALTLGNLFALIGIAVVILAASVRVFPLLLVGILLIGAGNAGNLQSRFAATDLAAPQHRGRDLSIVVWSTTIGGVAGPLLLGPGEIVGQTIGMPPQTGSYVFSFVAQCAALVLYLVALRPDPLLAAQRLAQAAAATTSAVVADRPRVARYAIFAIAGSHVVMASVMAMTPVHLSHMAHGAHGTAATPADVSALVGITIALHVGGMYALSPVFGVLADRWGRLRVVLLGQALLGGALAFAVFTGTEAWGVMVALILLGLGWSAATVAGAALLTEASAPEVRTRRQGRSDSLMSLSAAAGSVLAGIVLSHFQYAGLGIAASVLVVAIVALSPLARSSAR from the coding sequence ATGACCGACGTCGCCCTCACGGCGGCGCAGCAACAGGCGGTCCAGCGCCGCACGGTGCTGGTGCTGTCGCTCGGCCAGGTGCTCGGTGGCATCGCCTTCGGCGCCACCGTCTCGCTCGGTGCGCTGCTCGCCGCGGACATCTCGGGCAGCGATGCGCTCTCCGGGCTCGCGACGGCGTCGGTGACGCTGGGAGCGGCACTCTGCGCGATCCCGCTCGCCCGGATGGCCGCTCGGCTCGGACGGCGCCGCGCCCTCACCCTCGGTAACCTCTTCGCCCTCATCGGGATCGCCGTGGTCATCCTCGCGGCATCCGTGCGCGTCTTCCCGCTCCTGCTCGTCGGCATCCTGCTGATCGGAGCGGGCAACGCGGGCAATCTGCAGTCCCGGTTCGCGGCGACGGACCTCGCGGCGCCGCAGCACCGCGGGCGCGACCTCTCGATCGTCGTCTGGTCCACGACGATCGGCGGGGTGGCGGGACCGCTGCTGCTCGGTCCGGGGGAGATCGTCGGTCAGACGATCGGCATGCCGCCGCAGACCGGTTCGTACGTGTTCTCGTTCGTCGCGCAGTGCGCGGCGCTCGTGCTCTACCTCGTCGCCCTCCGCCCGGATCCGCTGCTCGCCGCGCAGCGACTCGCGCAGGCGGCGGCCGCGACGACGAGCGCCGTCGTGGCGGATCGCCCGCGAGTGGCCCGCTATGCGATCTTCGCCATCGCCGGCTCGCACGTGGTGATGGCATCGGTCATGGCGATGACGCCCGTGCACCTGTCCCACATGGCCCACGGCGCCCACGGTACGGCGGCGACACCGGCTGACGTCTCGGCTCTGGTGGGCATCACCATCGCGCTGCACGTGGGCGGGATGTACGCCCTCTCACCGGTCTTCGGCGTGCTCGCCGACCGCTGGGGGCGGCTCCGTGTGGTGCTGCTGGGGCAGGCTCTCCTCGGCGGCGCCCTCGCATTCGCCGTCTTCACCGGCACCGAAGCCTGGGGTGTGATGGTCGCCCTGATCCTCCTCGGCCTCGGATGGAGCGCGGCGACGGTGGCCGGTGCGGCGCTGCTCACGGAAGCCTCGGCGCCGGAGGTGCGCACACGGCGCCAGGGGCGCAGCGACTCGCTGATGAGCCTCTCGGCCGCAGCGGGTTCCGTCCTCGCCGGCATCGTGCTGTCGCACTTCCAGTACGCGGGGCTCGGGATCGCCGCGTCCGTGCTGGTCGTGGCGATCGTGGCGCTGTCCCCACTCGCCCGGAGCAGCGCACGGTGA
- a CDS encoding 3-isopropylmalate dehydrogenase, giving the protein MSRVVKLAVIPGDGIGPEVIAEAEKVLDAVTADSAVTFDKTRFSLGADRYLATGDTLTDDDLAAISAHDAILLGAVGGTPGDPRLKDANIERGLLLKLRFTLDHYVNLRPSKLFAGAPGPLSDPGEVDFVVVREGTEGPYVGNGGAIRKGTPHEVANETSVNTAFGVERVVRYAFALAERRRKKLTLVHKTNVLVHAGAIWQRIVNEVAAEHPDVAVDYLHVDAATIFLVTDPSRFDVIVTDNLFGDILTDLAGAVTGGIGLAASGNINPDGAFPSMFEPVHGSAPDIAGQQKADPTAAILSIALLLDHLGLTAESARVSAAVEADIAARSGARTTAEIGSAITARL; this is encoded by the coding sequence ATGTCGCGTGTCGTGAAGCTGGCCGTCATCCCGGGTGACGGCATCGGTCCCGAGGTCATCGCCGAGGCGGAGAAGGTGCTCGACGCCGTCACCGCCGACAGCGCCGTGACGTTCGACAAGACCCGCTTCTCGCTCGGAGCCGACCGGTACCTCGCGACCGGCGACACGCTCACCGACGACGACCTCGCCGCGATCTCCGCACACGACGCGATCCTTCTCGGCGCGGTCGGCGGCACCCCGGGCGACCCGCGGCTGAAGGACGCGAACATCGAGCGGGGCCTGCTGCTGAAGCTGCGGTTCACCCTCGACCACTACGTGAATCTGCGCCCCTCGAAGCTCTTCGCCGGAGCGCCCGGTCCGCTGTCCGACCCGGGGGAGGTCGACTTCGTCGTCGTCCGGGAAGGGACGGAGGGGCCCTACGTCGGCAACGGCGGAGCGATCCGGAAGGGGACGCCGCACGAGGTCGCGAACGAGACGTCCGTGAACACGGCCTTCGGTGTGGAGCGCGTCGTCCGCTACGCCTTCGCGCTCGCGGAGCGTCGTCGCAAGAAGCTCACGCTCGTGCACAAGACCAACGTGCTCGTGCACGCCGGTGCGATCTGGCAGCGCATCGTGAACGAAGTCGCGGCCGAGCACCCCGACGTCGCCGTGGACTACCTGCACGTCGACGCCGCCACCATCTTCCTCGTCACCGATCCCTCGCGCTTCGACGTGATCGTGACGGACAATCTCTTCGGTGACATCCTCACCGATCTCGCCGGCGCCGTCACGGGCGGCATCGGCCTCGCCGCCTCGGGGAACATCAACCCCGATGGCGCCTTCCCGTCGATGTTCGAGCCCGTGCACGGCTCGGCTCCGGACATCGCGGGTCAGCAGAAGGCCGACCCGACCGCCGCGATCCTCTCCATCGCGCTGCTGCTCGACCACCTCGGCCTGACGGCCGAGTCGGCGCGTGTGAGCGCCGCGGTCGAGGCGGACATCGCCGCCCGCAGCGGTGCCCGCACCACCGCGGAGATCGGCTCCGCGATCACTGCCCGTCTCTGA
- a CDS encoding TetR/AcrR family transcriptional regulator, with protein sequence MPRPPLAREKVLDAFEAILIDEGERAATLEATAKAAGVSKGGLLYHFRSKDDLEAGLLERLDHLTALDLERMRAADEGPVAYYVRTSVMEDDALDRALIATTRLAQGGSIPAADMLRDTRRRWADEIRPHVRDTASLDLVMLVSDGLYFNNSLDVHGPERLVPRSDELADLIALVLRATA encoded by the coding sequence ATGCCCCGCCCTCCCCTCGCCCGCGAGAAGGTCCTGGACGCCTTCGAGGCGATCCTCATCGACGAGGGCGAGCGCGCCGCGACGCTGGAGGCGACCGCGAAGGCCGCCGGGGTGTCGAAGGGCGGCCTGCTCTACCATTTCCGCTCCAAGGATGACCTCGAAGCCGGCCTCCTGGAGCGGCTCGACCACCTGACCGCCCTCGACCTGGAGCGCATGCGTGCGGCCGACGAGGGTCCGGTCGCGTACTACGTGCGCACCTCCGTCATGGAGGACGACGCGCTCGATCGCGCCTTGATCGCGACGACGCGACTGGCGCAGGGCGGCTCGATCCCGGCGGCCGACATGCTCCGAGACACCCGCCGTCGCTGGGCCGACGAGATCCGCCCGCACGTCCGCGACACCGCGAGCCTCGATCTGGTGATGCTCGTGAGCGACGGCCTCTACTTCAACAACTCGCTCGACGTGCACGGGCCGGAGCGCCTGGTGCCGCGCAGCGACGAGCTCGCCGACCTCATCGCTCTGGTCCTGCGCGCCACCGCCTGA
- a CDS encoding class I SAM-dependent methyltransferase — protein sequence MKDWDGVGEAYAASYAALCAGTFDALAAALGTVPGGTLLDVGAGEGGIAARFAHRGWEVTACEPEPTMRAVALRTYPTLHMVEGGLPSLPFADRSVDAVVANFVLNHVPSPRAAARELGRVARGTVVATIWTRSPSWFWTGVVERAGLPPYAGERLPAEEDFARTADGFAAMLVEAGLPEVVVSEHTWTWEADPETLWTSVEGRVAGAGAQYAALSSSERSRFRAGFEETVAAHRMGGALPLEHRAAVAVSRRG from the coding sequence GTGAAGGACTGGGACGGCGTCGGGGAGGCGTACGCCGCCTCCTACGCGGCCCTGTGCGCGGGCACGTTCGATGCCCTTGCCGCCGCCCTCGGCACGGTTCCCGGCGGAACACTCCTCGACGTCGGTGCGGGGGAGGGAGGCATCGCGGCCCGCTTCGCCCATCGCGGGTGGGAGGTCACTGCCTGTGAGCCCGAACCGACGATGCGCGCCGTCGCCCTCCGGACGTACCCGACGCTGCACATGGTGGAGGGCGGACTGCCGTCGCTGCCGTTCGCGGACCGCTCCGTCGACGCCGTCGTGGCGAACTTCGTGCTGAATCACGTGCCGTCCCCGCGCGCGGCCGCCCGTGAGCTCGGTCGTGTCGCGCGGGGCACGGTCGTCGCGACGATCTGGACCCGTTCCCCCTCGTGGTTCTGGACCGGGGTCGTCGAACGCGCGGGGCTGCCGCCGTATGCGGGGGAGAGGCTTCCGGCCGAGGAGGACTTCGCACGCACCGCGGACGGCTTCGCGGCCATGCTCGTCGAGGCCGGACTCCCGGAGGTCGTGGTCAGCGAGCACACCTGGACCTGGGAGGCCGACCCCGAGACGCTGTGGACCTCCGTCGAGGGCCGTGTGGCCGGTGCGGGCGCGCAGTACGCCGCGCTCTCCTCGTCCGAGCGGTCACGGTTCCGCGCGGGGTTCGAGGAGACCGTCGCGGCGCACCGAATGGGCGGTGCGCTGCCCCTGGAGCACCGCGCGGCCGTGGCGGTCTCGCGCCGGGGCTGA